One window of the Candidatus Eisenbacteria bacterium genome contains the following:
- a CDS encoding NFACT RNA binding domain-containing protein, which yields MASKGRPYRALEVEGFTVLVGKGDEQNDVLTFDVAEPEDFWFHVSGHSGSHVVVRNPDKLPALPGPVLEKAAGLAAWYSKARDAGKVDVHWCRARDVSKPLRFPAGKVLLARWKRIRVHPRDPSTLADESG from the coding sequence GTGGCCAGCAAGGGTAGACCGTATCGCGCGCTCGAGGTCGAGGGCTTCACCGTGCTCGTCGGCAAGGGCGACGAGCAGAACGACGTCCTCACGTTCGACGTCGCCGAGCCCGAAGACTTCTGGTTCCACGTGTCCGGGCATTCGGGCAGCCACGTGGTCGTGCGCAATCCGGACAAGCTGCCGGCGCTGCCGGGGCCGGTGCTCGAGAAGGCGGCGGGACTGGCGGCGTGGTACTCGAAGGCGCGCGACGCCGGCAAGGTGGACGTCCACTGGTGTCGCGCGCGTGACGTGTCGAAGCCGCTGCGGTTCCCCGCCGGCAAGGTGCTGCTCGCGCGCTGGAAGCGCATCCGCGTCCACCCGCGCGATCCGAGCACGCTCGCGGACGAGAGCGGGTAG
- a CDS encoding sulfatase: MLVSAVVLALVDCWQVALRAPGSLTAASVSWLLGLYLAATGVATLVLAGVLRRSRGTTRAAILAAGGCLFVVETWLRALTPLSPWRPWMVAGCIAAAALAFVPLRAVCARRVPVSVAVIGLALLAVGAFGAVRPLAGTRPPGTSGPAPDRELPSFLVIVIDTLRADHLGCYGYGRPTSPALDRLAGEGTLFERAFAQSSWTKPSTASLFTGRFPVQHQTLYERSRIPDAELTIAELLAANGYRTAVLSGNPWVTPEYGFDQGVSDFYSLYDERFTRVTLFMTVLKRLSQLPGGRMQVYNRVKYLVLGELSTTARDTRLVDEAERWLAAHHDRPFFLYVHMMSPHHPYDPPPPFDRFVPDRSHAPVKNYPRKSYLFFEEGEPLPAADLADLVARYDGDVLYADTEVGRLLAALDRLGLARTTAVVVTADHGEEFYDHRNWGHGQSVYNELIHVPLLLRYPAHAAAGARVATPVMHVDLLPTLLGLARIPLPPAAAGIGTSLLSPPQERDDVLSQLIYRYGEADALVTGGRALVAMRRGDDERSVAYDLTTDFGEQHGLPAPPDRLRALAELRRRLEGTRSAASESSDDADRDRLKALGYAE; this comes from the coding sequence GTGCTCGTCTCCGCAGTCGTCCTCGCGCTCGTCGACTGCTGGCAGGTGGCGTTGCGGGCGCCGGGAAGTCTCACGGCGGCGTCCGTGAGCTGGCTGCTCGGGCTCTACCTCGCCGCGACCGGCGTGGCGACGCTCGTGCTGGCCGGTGTGCTTCGTCGCTCGCGCGGGACGACCCGCGCCGCGATCCTCGCCGCGGGCGGATGCCTGTTCGTCGTCGAGACGTGGCTGCGTGCCCTCACGCCGCTCTCGCCGTGGCGACCGTGGATGGTCGCCGGATGCATCGCCGCGGCGGCCCTCGCGTTCGTTCCGCTGCGCGCCGTCTGCGCCCGGCGGGTCCCGGTCTCGGTCGCGGTCATCGGCCTCGCGCTGCTCGCCGTCGGCGCTTTCGGTGCCGTTCGTCCGCTCGCTGGAACGCGTCCACCCGGCACCTCGGGCCCGGCGCCGGATCGTGAGCTGCCGAGCTTCCTCGTGATCGTGATCGACACGCTGCGCGCCGACCACCTCGGCTGCTACGGCTACGGTCGTCCCACCAGCCCCGCGCTCGATCGGCTGGCGGGGGAGGGAACGCTCTTCGAGCGCGCGTTCGCGCAGTCGAGCTGGACGAAGCCGTCGACGGCATCGCTCTTCACGGGGCGCTTCCCGGTGCAGCACCAGACCCTGTACGAGCGGTCCAGGATCCCCGACGCGGAGCTGACGATCGCGGAGCTGCTCGCCGCGAACGGGTATCGAACGGCCGTACTCTCCGGCAACCCGTGGGTCACGCCGGAATACGGCTTCGACCAAGGGGTATCCGACTTCTACTCGCTCTACGACGAGCGCTTCACCCGGGTCACGCTCTTCATGACGGTGCTGAAACGTCTCTCGCAGCTGCCCGGCGGGCGGATGCAGGTCTACAACCGGGTGAAGTACCTCGTGCTGGGCGAGCTCTCGACGACGGCGCGCGACACGCGGCTCGTCGACGAGGCGGAGCGCTGGCTCGCCGCGCACCACGATCGGCCGTTCTTCCTCTACGTCCACATGATGAGCCCCCACCACCCGTACGATCCGCCGCCGCCGTTCGATCGCTTCGTACCCGATCGCTCGCACGCACCGGTGAAGAACTACCCCCGCAAGAGCTACCTCTTCTTCGAGGAGGGCGAGCCGCTGCCCGCCGCCGACCTCGCCGACCTGGTGGCGCGCTACGACGGCGACGTGCTGTACGCCGACACCGAGGTCGGGCGTCTCCTGGCGGCGCTCGACCGGCTCGGCCTCGCGCGCACGACGGCCGTCGTCGTGACGGCGGACCACGGCGAGGAGTTCTACGACCACCGCAACTGGGGCCACGGCCAGTCGGTCTACAACGAGCTGATCCACGTGCCGCTGCTCCTGCGCTATCCGGCGCACGCTGCGGCGGGCGCGCGCGTCGCGACGCCGGTGATGCACGTCGACCTGCTGCCGACGCTGCTGGGGCTGGCGCGGATCCCGCTTCCGCCGGCGGCCGCCGGCATCGGGACGAGCCTCCTGTCGCCGCCGCAGGAACGCGACGACGTGCTGAGCCAGCTCATCTACCGCTATGGGGAGGCCGACGCGCTCGTCACCGGCGGTCGGGCGCTCGTCGCCATGCGCCGCGGCGACGACGAACGCAGCGTGGCGTACGACCTCACGACCGACTTCGGCGAGCAGCACGGGCTGCCGGCGCCGCCCGATCGCCTGCGCGCACTGGCCGAGCTGCGCCGGCGCCTCGAGGGCACCCGGAGCGCGGCGAGCGAGTCGTCGGACGACGCGGATCGCGACCGGCTGAAGGCGCTCGGCTACGCGGAGTGA